The following coding sequences lie in one Rothia sp. SD9660Na genomic window:
- the ptsP gene encoding phosphoenolpyruvate--protein phosphotransferase — protein MTTYKGVGVYAGRVIGKVLQMPEPIKAPSSSLKLSADETPEQAAERIKAAAEAVKNGLLERAENASRDGKAVLKSTSQMATDRALLKSAIKIVEKQGKAPELAVWEAASAFADQMAALGGYMAERVTDIHDVRARIVAELTGQQAPGIPVSAEPFILAAIDLAPADTATLDPKQVIALITSDGGPQAHTAILARGLGLPAIVAAKGVTDIENGTEVYVDSNEGTVNTEVTDEHRDLAEKYANRKELPDFDGTGVMADGTLVPLYANVGDGKSAEKAAGLKAEGVGLLRTEFGFLGHDAEPSVETQTASYKAVFDAFPGQHIVVRTLDAGADKPLPFLNVKEEENPALGVRGYRTDWTVPGVLERQLEAIKAAADGSDADIWVMAPMISTTSEARRFKEMVDEVGLKTRGVMVETPAAAVNAEAILGEVDFVSIGTNDLTQYTMAADRLLGDLAHLNNPWQPAVLKMIRLTVEGAKRASAKAGVKKYVSVCGEAAADPALAVVLVGLGVDTLSMNAGAMAAVSAVLKSVTPEKAQQIANDALDQISSAEAKEAARKHLPILDELGL, from the coding sequence ATGACTACCTACAAGGGTGTCGGCGTCTACGCCGGCCGCGTTATCGGCAAAGTCCTTCAGATGCCCGAGCCCATCAAGGCTCCCTCATCATCCCTGAAGCTTTCCGCCGACGAAACCCCCGAGCAGGCCGCCGAGCGTATCAAGGCAGCTGCCGAAGCCGTCAAGAACGGTCTGCTCGAACGCGCCGAGAACGCCAGCCGCGACGGCAAGGCTGTGCTTAAGTCCACCTCCCAGATGGCAACCGACCGCGCCCTGCTCAAGAGCGCTATCAAGATTGTTGAAAAGCAGGGTAAGGCCCCCGAACTGGCAGTCTGGGAAGCCGCATCAGCCTTCGCCGACCAGATGGCAGCCCTCGGCGGCTACATGGCCGAGCGCGTCACCGATATTCACGACGTCCGCGCCCGCATCGTTGCCGAGCTGACCGGCCAGCAGGCCCCCGGCATCCCCGTCTCCGCCGAGCCCTTCATCCTGGCAGCTATCGACCTGGCCCCGGCAGACACCGCCACTCTTGACCCCAAGCAGGTCATCGCCCTTATCACCTCTGACGGTGGCCCCCAGGCCCACACTGCGATTCTTGCTCGCGGTCTCGGCCTTCCCGCCATCGTTGCCGCCAAGGGCGTCACCGACATCGAAAACGGCACAGAAGTCTACGTTGACTCCAACGAAGGCACCGTCAACACCGAGGTCACTGACGAGCACCGCGACCTGGCCGAAAAGTACGCCAACCGCAAGGAACTGCCCGACTTCGACGGCACCGGCGTCATGGCAGACGGCACTCTCGTGCCCCTCTACGCCAACGTTGGCGACGGCAAGAGCGCAGAAAAGGCAGCCGGCCTTAAGGCCGAAGGCGTGGGCCTGCTCCGTACCGAATTCGGCTTCTTGGGCCACGACGCTGAACCCTCAGTAGAAACCCAGACCGCCAGCTACAAGGCAGTCTTCGACGCCTTCCCCGGCCAGCACATCGTCGTCCGCACCCTCGACGCAGGCGCAGATAAGCCACTGCCCTTCCTCAACGTCAAGGAAGAAGAGAACCCCGCCCTCGGCGTCCGCGGCTACCGCACCGACTGGACCGTGCCCGGCGTCCTCGAACGCCAGCTCGAAGCCATCAAGGCAGCAGCCGACGGCTCAGATGCCGACATCTGGGTCATGGCCCCCATGATCTCAACCACCTCAGAGGCCCGCCGCTTCAAGGAAATGGTTGATGAGGTTGGTCTTAAGACCCGCGGCGTCATGGTCGAAACCCCCGCAGCAGCCGTCAACGCTGAAGCGATCCTCGGTGAAGTCGACTTCGTATCCATCGGCACCAACGACCTCACCCAGTACACCATGGCAGCAGACCGCCTGCTCGGCGACTTGGCCCACCTCAACAACCCCTGGCAGCCCGCCGTCCTCAAGATGATCAGGCTGACCGTCGAGGGCGCCAAGCGAGCATCCGCCAAGGCTGGCGTCAAGAAGTACGTCTCTGTCTGTGGTGAAGCAGCAGCCGACCCCGCACTGGCCGTCGTCCTCGTTGGCCTGGGCGTCGACACCCTTTCCATGAACGCCGGTGCTATGGCTGCCGTCTCCGCCGTGCTCAAGTCGGTCACCCCCGAAAAGGCCCAGCAGATCGCCAACGACGCCCTGGACCAGATCTCCTCAGCAGAAGCTAAGGAAGCAGCGCGCAAGCACCTGCCGATCCTGGACGAGCTCGGCCTCTAA
- a CDS encoding HPr family phosphocarrier protein yields the protein MAERIATIASRVGLHARPAAIFAEAAGDLPVEVTIAAEGEPADEAMDAASILSLMSLGAKHGDKVVLRAEGEGAEEALDTLVKILETDHDAE from the coding sequence ATGGCAGAACGTATTGCCACCATCGCAAGCCGTGTTGGCCTGCACGCCCGCCCCGCAGCGATCTTCGCTGAAGCAGCAGGCGACCTCCCCGTAGAAGTCACCATCGCAGCTGAAGGCGAGCCCGCAGACGAGGCAATGGACGCAGCATCCATCCTCTCCCTGATGTCACTCGGCGCTAAGCACGGCGACAAAGTCGTTCTGCGCGCAGAGGGCGAAGGTGCTGAAGAAGCACTCGACACCCTGGTCAAGATCCTCGAGACCGACCACGACGCCGAATAA
- a CDS encoding peptidoglycan bridge formation glycyltransferase FemA/FemB family protein produces the protein MRQFTARFATEAEIASWDDHVIASPGGGNLLQSASFASVKAKHGWKPLYLVYEGTTVLDGEEAPFASYNLVLEKSVPALGKIWYMIKGPGVNSVEEIPAILDANEDFIKREKLGVFAVKIEPDVIADDSINAFMAKTGLVKSWNIQPNDSTAILDTDKSEEDVLKSLSSRGRNAVRRSLREGCEVERVPLTEENMKKMYALMDTVGQGNANVHLRSYDYYRDFWTTFDQAGQGRLYFTYEDGEPSVGAYVIRYGEKGTYKDGGSKPRRKQYGDSHQVQWTALTDLMKEFDIKSYDFCGTPPKSELKNKDHHHYGLGLFKTSFTKDVIDYVGVWDQVLSPVKYKAWNQAVEKVMRQLWVRKTGQPFY, from the coding sequence TTGCGACAGTTCACAGCCCGCTTCGCTACCGAGGCCGAAATCGCTTCCTGGGATGACCACGTTATCGCCAGCCCCGGTGGCGGCAACCTGCTGCAGTCAGCATCCTTCGCCTCCGTCAAAGCCAAGCACGGTTGGAAGCCCCTCTACCTGGTCTACGAAGGCACCACTGTCCTTGACGGCGAAGAAGCCCCCTTTGCCAGCTACAACCTGGTCCTCGAAAAGTCCGTACCTGCCCTCGGCAAAATCTGGTACATGATTAAGGGCCCCGGTGTGAACTCCGTTGAAGAGATTCCCGCGATTCTCGATGCCAACGAGGACTTCATCAAGCGCGAGAAGCTGGGTGTCTTCGCGGTCAAGATTGAGCCCGATGTCATCGCGGACGACTCCATCAACGCCTTTATGGCCAAGACCGGCCTGGTCAAGAGCTGGAACATCCAGCCCAACGACTCCACCGCCATTCTCGATACCGACAAGAGCGAAGAAGACGTGCTCAAGTCCCTCTCCTCCCGCGGACGCAACGCCGTGCGCCGTTCGCTGCGTGAGGGCTGCGAGGTCGAACGCGTGCCTTTGACCGAAGAGAACATGAAGAAGATGTACGCCCTCATGGATACCGTGGGACAGGGCAACGCCAACGTGCATCTTCGCTCCTACGACTACTATCGCGACTTCTGGACCACCTTTGATCAGGCAGGCCAGGGCCGTCTCTACTTCACCTACGAGGACGGCGAGCCCTCCGTAGGCGCCTATGTGATTCGCTACGGCGAGAAGGGCACCTACAAGGACGGCGGTTCCAAGCCCCGCCGCAAGCAGTATGGCGACTCCCACCAGGTACAGTGGACCGCCCTGACCGACCTGATGAAGGAATTCGACATCAAGAGCTACGACTTCTGCGGCACCCCGCCCAAGAGTGAGCTCAAGAACAAGGACCACCACCACTACGGCCTGGGCCTCTTCAAGACCTCTTTCACCAAGGACGTCATCGACTACGTTGGTGTCTGGGACCAGGTGCTTTCACCGGTCAAGTACAAGGCCTGGAATCAGGCTGTTGAGAAGGTTATGCGCCAGCTCTGGGTCCGCAAGACCGGCCAGCCCTTCTACTAA
- a CDS encoding threonine/serine exporter family protein, which translates to MTPSKTPLQQKAYPSVSAFDIAPTEEGTAAGAFGQTALLPRAVPGDSPAARQGSAGQPLPGTDAGGQDAPAPSSAAWGPLPVVSLDEVRDPQLRNRLAHLGQAENPSAFDSPTEPPAAASSGLAEPPASAFDLASPVTYSVPSAFGPATDLSLGRADTEGGSGPVTAGIPTVDEATGLQQASYPSAAGPRTVALLTAPRRASKRPSRVRSSLKSFVSTDQSLTKPMRGIARLAQRPFSIAAAHRAEYVREKEEAREVLNFSLRLAETMFHYGADTVDVDSAIVAVCAAYGLDDVEIDITNQSVIINYVSDIDEVDDRTRAINLSEPEDSAPGKERFSHTVMRVVRSWSENYAALDDIYKLINDITAGGLPRHRAERRLHKINTAKKPYSPMVIMLANIVAAFSLVLALGGSLAAGAVGGIVFLAIHFVNSLISKLKMPGFFNMAAGAGVVTFAAIYISDEASIFSQVGFHVSAPHIVAAGLIMLLPTARLVSTVQDALNGFPLTAAGKFVSTGMSFLGIVVGLASAVAVLSVLGVSELDITETRFVGAGLGISYTFFMLASLAFAVTTHARWRTLLWILLISTCGFWVYQGYTLMFGAGAGRANTAFAALVIGLMSTFLAYRLHAPASIFYVPALTFLLPGLSVFRGLYLFTVEANSDAGVPGMVAAIAIILSMASGVVLGSYLMQYIIQRYLSPALEGGEQKEKRDR; encoded by the coding sequence TTGACCCCCAGCAAGACTCCCTTGCAGCAAAAGGCTTACCCTTCTGTCTCTGCGTTTGATATTGCCCCCACCGAGGAAGGCACCGCAGCCGGGGCCTTTGGGCAGACGGCTCTGCTGCCGCGCGCGGTACCGGGCGATAGCCCGGCGGCCAGGCAGGGGAGTGCCGGGCAACCGCTACCGGGTACGGACGCCGGTGGTCAGGACGCGCCCGCCCCCTCGTCCGCGGCCTGGGGGCCCCTGCCGGTGGTGTCCCTTGACGAGGTGCGAGACCCGCAGCTGCGCAATCGACTGGCCCACCTGGGGCAGGCAGAGAACCCGAGCGCTTTTGATAGCCCCACTGAGCCCCCAGCTGCTGCCTCTAGCGGTCTTGCTGAACCACCGGCGTCCGCCTTTGATTTGGCGTCCCCCGTGACCTACAGCGTGCCCTCAGCCTTCGGCCCTGCAACCGACCTGAGCCTGGGTAGGGCTGATACCGAGGGCGGCTCTGGCCCGGTAACGGCTGGGATCCCCACCGTCGATGAAGCAACCGGTCTGCAGCAGGCCTCCTACCCCTCAGCGGCTGGTCCTCGTACCGTTGCGCTCCTCACAGCTCCTCGCCGGGCGAGTAAGCGCCCTTCGCGGGTGCGTTCCTCCCTGAAATCCTTTGTGAGTACTGACCAGTCGCTCACCAAACCCATGCGAGGCATTGCCCGCCTGGCCCAGCGCCCCTTCAGTATCGCCGCAGCCCACCGCGCCGAATATGTGCGGGAGAAGGAAGAGGCCCGTGAGGTCCTCAATTTCTCCCTGCGTCTGGCTGAGACCATGTTTCACTACGGGGCAGATACCGTCGATGTGGACTCGGCGATTGTGGCAGTGTGTGCAGCCTATGGGCTGGACGATGTAGAAATTGATATCACCAACCAGTCGGTGATTATCAACTATGTCTCCGATATTGACGAGGTCGATGATCGTACCCGGGCTATTAACCTGAGTGAACCCGAAGACTCCGCACCCGGCAAAGAACGCTTTAGCCACACGGTTATGCGCGTAGTGCGCTCCTGGTCAGAGAACTACGCGGCCCTGGACGACATCTACAAGCTCATTAACGACATCACCGCCGGTGGCCTACCCCGTCACCGGGCTGAGCGTCGCCTACACAAAATTAACACCGCTAAAAAGCCCTACTCACCCATGGTCATTATGCTGGCCAATATTGTGGCGGCTTTCTCCCTGGTCCTGGCCCTGGGCGGGTCTCTGGCGGCGGGAGCTGTGGGCGGTATCGTCTTCCTAGCGATTCACTTCGTTAACAGCCTGATTTCTAAGCTCAAGATGCCTGGCTTCTTTAACATGGCAGCGGGTGCCGGTGTGGTTACCTTCGCCGCTATTTATATATCGGATGAGGCATCTATCTTCTCTCAGGTGGGCTTTCACGTCTCAGCGCCTCACATTGTGGCGGCCGGGCTCATCATGCTCCTGCCCACCGCCCGACTGGTCTCGACGGTGCAGGACGCCCTCAACGGCTTCCCGCTCACAGCGGCGGGTAAGTTCGTGTCAACGGGCATGTCTTTCCTGGGGATCGTGGTGGGGCTGGCCTCGGCGGTAGCGGTGCTGTCGGTACTGGGCGTGAGTGAACTCGATATCACCGAAACCCGATTTGTGGGGGCGGGGCTGGGCATCAGCTACACCTTCTTCATGCTGGCCTCTTTAGCCTTTGCCGTGACTACCCACGCCCGCTGGCGAACCCTGCTGTGGATCTTGCTGATTTCAACCTGCGGCTTCTGGGTCTACCAGGGCTACACCCTTATGTTTGGCGCCGGTGCTGGGCGAGCCAATACGGCTTTTGCCGCTCTAGTGATTGGCCTGATGAGTACCTTCCTGGCCTATCGCCTGCATGCTCCGGCCTCTATCTTCTACGTTCCTGCCCTGACTTTCCTGCTGCCCGGTCTCTCGGTCTTCCGCGGTCTCTACCTGTTTACGGTCGAAGCTAACTCTGATGCCGGTGTGCCCGGCATGGTAGCGGCTATCGCCATTATTCTTTCCATGGCCTCTGGAGTGGTGCTGGGGAGCTACCTGATGCAGTACATCATCCAGCGCTATCTAAGCCCCGCTCTTGAGGGCGGCGAGCAGAAAGAAAAGCGTGACCGCTAA
- a CDS encoding threonine/serine exporter family protein, with amino-acid sequence MTANGGFRSFAQPQQALTVPIRGLARVAQRQVAQVALARYRQRVRQKEETHEILAFALRLAETMFHYGADAADVDAAVMTVCAMYGIHDVEVDITYQSIVINYVSEFDEAAERGQLPEAGGLGVEKLGLTLVRVVRSTSENYLALHQLYRLVHDIAQGSVSRGRAERRLDQINAQKKPYSPAVLLAWNLLMAGAFTLGVGGSWRAAVTSLAVFTVVNFVLVWAGRFRLPSYFMMALGAATITVLALLVSDPEGWFYARGFYVSAPHIVAAGLMMLLPTFRLVSAVQDALHGFPLTAAGKFVITGANFTGIIAGIAVAVTVMNYFDATSLDVQRSVFSPPPLWVSIAGMAVGSAMSVAAWQGSAQTICLTLLVSLLGQAGYYWLGAITGLEGGRLQVLAGATLVGLSSAFLGYLLHSPASIYYVPGMMFMLPGLTIFRSSYLVLGGEDVFAGGQGLTAAGVTVLLMATGIVFGTYLWDAMTGRLRSRSSWNLV; translated from the coding sequence GTGACCGCTAACGGGGGCTTTCGTTCTTTTGCCCAGCCCCAGCAAGCCCTGACTGTCCCTATTCGCGGTCTTGCCCGTGTGGCCCAGCGCCAGGTGGCGCAGGTGGCCTTGGCCCGCTACCGGCAGCGGGTTCGGCAGAAGGAAGAAACCCACGAGATTCTGGCTTTCGCCCTACGTCTGGCCGAGACCATGTTCCATTACGGGGCTGATGCTGCGGACGTAGATGCAGCTGTCATGACCGTATGCGCTATGTACGGTATTCACGATGTGGAGGTTGATATCACCTACCAGTCCATCGTGATTAACTATGTCTCTGAATTTGATGAGGCGGCGGAGCGCGGGCAGTTGCCCGAAGCCGGTGGGTTGGGTGTTGAGAAGCTGGGGCTGACCCTGGTGCGGGTGGTACGGTCAACCTCTGAGAATTACCTAGCCCTGCACCAGCTCTACCGTCTGGTGCACGATATTGCCCAGGGGAGTGTGAGCCGGGGCCGGGCCGAGCGCCGTCTGGATCAGATCAATGCGCAGAAGAAGCCCTATTCACCGGCTGTTTTGCTGGCCTGGAACCTGTTGATGGCCGGGGCTTTTACCCTGGGCGTGGGAGGGTCCTGGCGGGCCGCTGTGACTTCTCTTGCGGTGTTTACCGTGGTGAACTTTGTGCTGGTGTGGGCGGGGCGTTTTCGCCTGCCCAGCTACTTCATGATGGCCCTGGGTGCCGCAACGATTACGGTGCTGGCCCTCTTGGTCTCTGACCCCGAGGGCTGGTTTTATGCCAGGGGCTTCTACGTATCTGCCCCGCATATCGTGGCGGCAGGGCTGATGATGCTGCTCCCCACCTTCCGCCTGGTATCAGCAGTTCAGGACGCCCTGCACGGCTTCCCCCTCACCGCAGCCGGTAAGTTTGTCATTACAGGGGCTAATTTCACCGGGATTATTGCGGGAATCGCGGTGGCCGTGACGGTCATGAACTATTTCGATGCCACTAGCCTGGACGTACAGCGGTCAGTTTTTAGCCCGCCACCCCTGTGGGTTTCTATAGCCGGTATGGCAGTGGGAAGCGCCATGTCGGTAGCTGCCTGGCAGGGCTCTGCCCAGACTATCTGCCTGACTCTGCTGGTGTCTTTGCTGGGGCAGGCAGGCTACTACTGGCTGGGTGCTATAACGGGGTTAGAGGGCGGACGCCTGCAGGTACTCGCCGGGGCAACCCTGGTGGGACTGAGCTCGGCCTTCTTGGGTTATCTTTTGCATAGCCCGGCCTCTATTTACTATGTGCCGGGCATGATGTTTATGCTGCCGGGTCTCACTATTTTCCGCTCCTCCTACCTGGTTTTGGGAGGGGAGGACGTCTTTGCCGGGGGCCAGGGCCTCACCGCTGCCGGGGTGACGGTTCTGCTGATGGCCACGGGGATTGTGTTCGGCACTTACCTGTGGGATGCCATGACAGGGCGTTTACGGTCGAGGAGCTCGTGGAATCTGGTGTGA
- a CDS encoding uracil-DNA glycosylase: protein MPARPLHEIMDPGWAQALAPAEPQIRAMGNFLRAEHEAGRTTLPPGADIFRAFTYPMSEVKVLVIGQDPYPTPGHAMGLSFSVRPEVRPIPRSLQNIYKELQADTGLVPPPHGDLTAWSAQGVMLMNRVLSVGAGQAGSHRNLGWEHITTAAIEALAQRGTPLVGLLWGADARKCRPLLGGYPCVESPHPSPLSASRGFFGSRPFSRVNELLVQQGAQPVDWALPH, encoded by the coding sequence GTGCCTGCCCGCCCCCTGCATGAGATTATGGACCCTGGCTGGGCTCAAGCCCTCGCCCCGGCAGAACCCCAGATTCGAGCTATGGGTAACTTTCTGCGGGCAGAGCACGAGGCTGGGCGGACAACACTGCCCCCGGGGGCCGATATTTTCCGCGCTTTCACCTACCCCATGAGCGAGGTCAAAGTGCTGGTGATTGGGCAGGATCCCTACCCCACTCCCGGCCACGCGATGGGGTTGAGCTTTTCGGTACGCCCCGAGGTGCGCCCGATTCCCCGGTCGCTACAGAACATTTATAAGGAGCTCCAGGCCGACACCGGGCTGGTGCCCCCACCCCACGGGGATCTTACGGCGTGGAGCGCCCAGGGGGTTATGCTCATGAACCGGGTGCTTTCCGTAGGGGCAGGCCAGGCAGGCTCGCACCGTAATCTGGGCTGGGAGCACATCACGACCGCCGCCATCGAGGCGCTGGCGCAGCGGGGCACGCCCCTGGTGGGGCTACTCTGGGGTGCGGACGCCCGCAAATGCAGGCCCCTGCTCGGCGGCTACCCCTGTGTTGAGTCTCCCCATCCGTCACCGCTTTCGGCCTCGCGGGGCTTCTTCGGCTCGCGGCCCTTTAGCCGGGTGAATGAGCTCCTGGTGCAGCAAGGAGCGCAGCCCGTGGACTGGGCGCTCCCCCACTAG
- a CDS encoding DUF3263 domain-containing protein: protein MSSETTEPEEGLTENEAAILNLEKKRFKYQGSKEQAITRTLGLTPVAYYQRLNALIDNPRAIAAEPALTRRLRLKRDALT from the coding sequence ATGAGCAGCGAGACCACCGAACCCGAAGAGGGCCTCACCGAGAACGAAGCGGCAATTCTCAATCTTGAGAAAAAACGCTTCAAGTACCAGGGTAGTAAAGAACAGGCTATTACCCGCACCCTGGGGCTCACCCCGGTGGCCTACTACCAGCGGCTCAACGCCCTCATCGACAATCCCAGAGCAATTGCCGCCGAACCTGCGCTCACCCGCCGCCTACGCCTCAAGCGCGATGCTCTGACCTAA
- a CDS encoding LytR C-terminal domain-containing protein yields the protein MNSYPRDEFDDIDENTSRRGAYRGAPVDNATSRAGLLAIIISGVLALIVGGTMYVISPRTAAPEASGTSSATATASASPSTEATPTTNPSSVTVEVYNSSAPAGAAAQATAALEAAGYTVTSTANWAGAYTAESMVYFATGASSEANEIADALGLPTIAQDYQAETGLVYVVLGADFDPTSLPGVASSPSATAEETANAVTGIENSTGAGEAPANSTVPEGVDRYSYDPATGTFYFDPAGSYIYDWATGTYQLG from the coding sequence GTGAACAGCTACCCCCGCGATGAGTTCGACGATATCGACGAAAACACCTCCCGCCGAGGCGCCTATCGCGGTGCCCCTGTTGACAATGCAACCTCTCGCGCAGGGCTACTGGCAATTATTATCAGCGGCGTGCTGGCCCTTATTGTAGGTGGCACCATGTACGTGATTTCTCCGCGTACCGCTGCCCCCGAGGCATCCGGAACCAGTAGCGCCACCGCTACCGCTTCGGCAAGCCCGAGCACTGAAGCTACTCCCACCACTAACCCCTCCAGCGTGACCGTTGAGGTCTACAACTCCAGCGCCCCGGCCGGTGCTGCCGCCCAGGCCACCGCAGCCCTCGAAGCGGCCGGCTACACCGTTACCTCTACCGCTAACTGGGCCGGGGCCTACACCGCTGAATCCATGGTCTACTTCGCCACCGGCGCCTCCTCAGAAGCTAACGAAATAGCTGATGCCCTAGGTCTGCCTACCATCGCCCAGGACTACCAGGCTGAGACCGGCCTTGTCTACGTGGTCCTGGGAGCTGATTTCGACCCCACCAGCCTGCCGGGAGTCGCGTCCTCGCCCTCAGCTACTGCCGAAGAAACCGCCAACGCTGTCACCGGGATAGAGAACTCGACTGGGGCAGGGGAAGCGCCTGCCAACTCTACTGTGCCCGAGGGGGTCGACCGCTACAGTTATGACCCGGCAACTGGCACCTTCTACTTCGACCCCGCCGGTAGCTACATCTACGACTGGGCAACCGGCACCTACCAGCTAGGTTAG
- the groL gene encoding chaperonin GroEL (60 kDa chaperone family; promotes refolding of misfolded polypeptides especially under stressful conditions; forms two stacked rings of heptamers to form a barrel-shaped 14mer; ends can be capped by GroES; misfolded proteins enter the barrel where they are refolded when GroES binds), translating into MAKLIAFDEEARRGLEKGLNTLADAVKVTLGPRGRNVVLEKAWGAPTITNDGVSIAKEIELEDPYEKIGAELVKEVAKKTDDIAGDGTTTATVLAQALVREGLRNVAAGADPLSLKRGIEKAVEAVTAELLESAKEVETEEEIAATASISAGDPEIGKLIAQAMEKVGKEGVITVEESNTFGLTLELTEGMRFDKGFLSGYFVTDADRQEAVLEDPYILIVSSKISNVKDLVPVLEKVMQSGKPLLIVAEDVEGEALALLVLNKMRGSIKSVAVKAPGFGDRRKAQLADIAILTGGQVITEEVGLSLDTATIDLLGQARKVVVTKDETTIIEGAGDADAIEGRVAQIRGEIANSDSDYDREKLQERLAKLAGGVAVLKAGAATEVELKERKHRIEDAVRNAKAAVEEGIVPGGGVALIQAGVKAFEKLELSGDEATGANIVRVAIDAPLKQIAFNAGLEPGVVVDKVRNLPAGTGLNAATGEYEDLMAAGINDPVKVTRSALQNAASIAGLFLTTEAVVADKPEPAAAAAAPDMGGMGGMM; encoded by the coding sequence ATGGCAAAGCTGATTGCTTTTGATGAAGAGGCACGCCGCGGTCTTGAAAAGGGTCTAAACACCCTGGCAGACGCAGTGAAGGTAACCCTCGGCCCCCGCGGTCGCAACGTTGTACTGGAGAAGGCCTGGGGCGCACCCACCATCACCAACGACGGTGTTTCCATCGCCAAGGAAATCGAACTCGAAGACCCCTACGAAAAGATCGGCGCAGAGCTGGTCAAGGAAGTCGCCAAGAAGACCGACGACATCGCCGGTGACGGTACCACCACCGCAACCGTCCTAGCTCAGGCTCTCGTCCGCGAAGGCCTGCGCAACGTCGCTGCTGGTGCCGACCCCCTCTCCCTCAAGCGCGGCATCGAAAAGGCTGTTGAAGCCGTCACTGCCGAACTGCTGGAGTCAGCTAAGGAAGTTGAAACCGAAGAAGAGATCGCTGCAACCGCATCTATCTCAGCCGGCGACCCCGAAATCGGTAAGCTGATTGCCCAGGCCATGGAAAAGGTCGGCAAGGAAGGCGTCATCACCGTCGAAGAGTCCAACACCTTCGGCCTGACCCTGGAACTGACCGAGGGCATGCGCTTCGACAAGGGCTTCCTCTCCGGCTACTTCGTCACCGACGCAGACCGCCAGGAAGCTGTTCTTGAAGACCCCTACATCCTGATTGTTAGCTCCAAGATTTCTAACGTCAAGGACCTCGTCCCCGTCCTCGAAAAGGTCATGCAGTCCGGCAAGCCCCTGCTGATTGTCGCAGAGGACGTCGAGGGCGAAGCCCTGGCCCTGCTGGTGCTTAACAAGATGCGCGGTTCCATCAAGTCTGTAGCTGTTAAGGCTCCCGGCTTCGGCGACCGCCGCAAGGCTCAGCTGGCCGACATCGCTATTCTCACCGGCGGCCAGGTCATCACCGAAGAGGTCGGCCTCTCCCTCGACACCGCAACCATCGACCTGCTGGGCCAGGCCCGCAAGGTTGTTGTCACCAAGGACGAGACCACCATCATCGAGGGCGCCGGCGATGCCGACGCTATCGAGGGGCGCGTAGCCCAGATCCGTGGCGAAATCGCTAACTCCGATTCCGACTACGACCGCGAGAAGCTGCAGGAGCGCCTGGCCAAGCTGGCTGGCGGCGTCGCAGTTCTCAAGGCAGGTGCCGCCACCGAGGTCGAACTCAAGGAACGCAAGCACCGCATCGAGGACGCCGTCCGCAACGCTAAGGCAGCCGTTGAAGAGGGCATCGTCCCCGGCGGCGGCGTAGCCCTGATTCAGGCCGGCGTTAAGGCCTTCGAGAAGCTGGAACTTTCCGGCGACGAAGCAACCGGTGCCAACATCGTCCGCGTCGCTATCGATGCTCCCCTCAAGCAGATCGCCTTCAACGCAGGCCTGGAGCCCGGCGTCGTTGTCGACAAGGTCCGCAACCTGCCCGCAGGTACCGGCCTGAACGCCGCAACCGGTGAGTACGAAGACCTCATGGCAGCAGGCATCAACGACCCCGTGAAGGTAACCCGCTCTGCCCTGCAGAACGCTGCCTCCATCGCCGGTCTCTTCCTGACCACCGAGGCCGTCGTTGCCGACAAGCCCGAACCCGCAGCAGCAGCTGCCGCCCCCGACATGGGTGGCATGGGCGGCATGATGTAA